A single genomic interval of Pseudorasbora parva isolate DD20220531a chromosome 21, ASM2467924v1, whole genome shotgun sequence harbors:
- the kbtbd2 gene encoding kelch repeat and BTB domain-containing protein 2 produces the protein MSEVGERRTVNKDYAVSVLEQLKFFYEQKLLTDITLLVEENEFPCHKMVLATCSSYFRAMFMSGLSESKQTHVHLRNVDPITLQTIITYAYTGNLVINDATVEPLYETACFLQVEDVLLQCREYLVKKITAENCVRMLSIGDLFSCTELKQSAKRMVEHKFSVVYRQEAFLQLSHELLLDLLSSDNLNVEKEETVREAAMLWLEYNMEARSQYLSSVLSQIRIDALSEVTQRAWFQGLPPNDKSVVVQGLYKSMPKFFKPRLGMTKEEMLIFVEAEPPAESHPVVIGPRHTVVCYSPQAEKVYKLCSLPGDLQKVGTLVTPDNDVYIGGGQIPLKGALATHGSKSGKLQAAYCSVDSFYWLDAQQNAWVAKTPMLYARTKPSLVYCQGFIYAIGGDNVGGELNKRTVERYDCERDEWSVTSPLPCAWSWSTAVTARDCIYVMTHDLMYCYFPRADTWVEMAMRQTSRCFASAAALGDLLFYIGGLHVVGNSGLRLPTSTIDGSSVTVEIYDVNKNEWRLAANIPAKRYSDPCVRAVVLLNTLCIFIRETHLNERAKYALYQYDLELDCWSLRQPVSERVLWDLGKDFRCAVGKLYPSCLDESPWKPPTYLFSPDGAEEFEVDEDMVSLPHV, from the exons ATGTCGGAGGTTGGAGAGCGTCGGACAGTCAACAAAGATTATGCGGTTTCTGTGCTGGAACAGCTGAAGTTTTTCTATGAGCAGAAGTTGTTGACTGACATCACTCTGCTGGTGGAGGAAAATGAGTTTCCCTGTCATAAGATGGTGCTGGCCACCTGCAGCTCTTACTTCAG GGCCATGTTTATGAGCGGGCTCAGTGAAAGCAAACAGACCCATGTTCATCTTAGAAACGTTGACCCCATCACGCTGCAGACCATCATAACATATGCTTACACCGGCAACTTGGTCATCAACGATGCCACTGTTGAACCTCTTTACGAGACGGCCTGTTTTCTTCAG GTGGAAGATGTTTTACTGCAGTGTCGAGAATACTTGGTCAAGAAAATCACAGCTGAAAACTGCGTACGCATGCTAAGCATTGGCGACCTGTTCAGTTGCACTGAGTTGAAGCAAAGTGCTAAGCGCATGGTGGAGCACAAATTTTCTGTCGTCTACAGACAGGAAGCTTTCCTGCAGCTCTCGCACGAGCTCCTGCTGGACCTCCTTAGCAGCGATAATCTCAACGTGGAGAAAGAGGAAACGGTACGTGAGGCGGCCATGCTGTGGCTGGAATACAACATGGAAGCACGCTCTCAGTATCTTTCCTCCGTCCTCAGCCAGATTCGAATTGATGCGCTTTCTGAAGTGACCCAACGTGCCTGGTTCCAAGGTCTTCCACCGAATGACAAATCAGTGGTAGTGCAAGGCCTGTACAAGTCTATGCCAAAGTTTTTCAAGCCCAGACTGGGCATGACCAAGGAGGAAATGCTGATTTTTGTAGAGGCTGAACCGCCAGCTGAAAGCCACCCGGTTGTGATAGGTCCACGTCACACGGTGGTCTGTTACAGTCCTCAAGCGGAGAAGGTCTATAAACTGTGTAGCCTGCCTGGAGACTTGCAGAAGGTTGGGACATTGGTCACCCCAGACAATGATGTCTACATTGGCGGTGGACAGATACCACTGAAGGGTGCGCTTGCTACCCACGGCAGCAAAAGCGGCAAGCTGCAAGCCGCCTATTGTTCAGTGGACAGCTTCTACTGGCTGGATGCCCAGCAGAATGCATGGGTGGCTAAAACACCCATGCTTTATGCGCGCACTAAACCATCGCTGGTGTATTGTCAGGGTTTCATCTACGCTATAGGTGGTGATAACGTGGGGGGCGAGTTGAATAAACGCACAGTGGAGCGATACGATTGCGAGCGGGATGAATGGAGCGTGACCAGCCCTCTTCCCTGCGCGTGGAGTTGGAGCACAGCGGTAACAGCCCGGGACTGCATTTACGTCATGACACACGACCTCATGTACTGTTACTTCCCTCGTGCCGACACTTGGGTGGAAATGGCCATGCGGCAGACTAGTCGCTGCTTTGCTTCCGCAGCTGCATTAGGAGATCTCCTCTTCTATATCGGGGGTCTACATGTGGTAGGCAACTCGGGTTTGCGTCTGCCAACAAGCACTATCGATGGCTCTTCTGTTACAGTAGAGATATACGATGTCAACAAAAATGAATGGCGTCTAGCTGCCAACATCCCAGCCAAGCGGTACTCTGACCCCTGTGTGCGCGCCGTGGTGTTACTGAATACGCTATGCATCTTTATACGCGAGACGCACTTAAACGAACGGGCAAAGTATGCTTTGTATCAGTACGACCTGGAGCTGGATTGCTGGTCATTGCGGCAGCCTGTGTCAGAGCGTGTGCTCTGGGATCTCGGCAAAGATTTCCGCTGTGCCGTGGGAAAATTATACCCGTCCTGCCTTGACGAATCGCCCTGGAAGCCACCCACTTACCTCTTCTCCCCTGATGGAGCTGAGGAGTTTGAGGTGGATGAGGACATGGTGTCACTGCCTCATGTATAG